Proteins encoded within one genomic window of Chitinophaga parva:
- a CDS encoding SusD/RagB family nutrient-binding outer membrane lipoprotein translates to MKKQLLILSSLSLALVLGACKKELARTNINPNALEKPDATTLLSNTIVAEFYNNANIVWTLGNGYNQYMTFSQSYYDQPTRYSPVTNEPYWIPMYESARDANTLYSLGQQQSNPLLQAAALTLRSYAFAQLTELWGDIPFNKALNGSTGTYTPAYDDQQTVYMDGTNGILASLKRADSLLKANSTGLLNGDMLFNSNVASWRGFINALRLRYLLRVSGKTDVKAEMAAIVADNALMADASKSGALALPTVTPYNFVSLTERSGDFAVKFMNSTLYNAFVATADTARMTAYFAPNAKTAAGAPFAFANYGGMPLVVDATTDQVNNASNFNASFTKGSAPALIKARVITYAEQEFILAEAAEKGLIAGGHAAATTYYNAGVIGAYAEAGLTTAQANNYLGHAGVAYTGDENQIITQKWLVNINNGFEGWIEFRRTGFPVFQAGGSANMNGGAIPSRFLYPTTEQTINSVNYNAEIQKMGGKEVTTYKAWWEK, encoded by the coding sequence ATGAAAAAACAACTGCTCATACTTTCCTCCCTTTCGCTCGCGCTGGTATTGGGTGCGTGTAAGAAAGAACTGGCGCGGACCAATATCAACCCGAACGCGCTGGAAAAACCGGATGCTACCACCTTGCTGTCCAACACCATTGTGGCGGAATTTTATAACAACGCTAACATTGTATGGACACTGGGTAATGGGTACAACCAGTACATGACCTTCAGCCAGTCTTACTACGACCAGCCCACGCGCTACTCACCGGTGACCAATGAACCGTACTGGATCCCCATGTACGAATCTGCCCGCGATGCCAATACACTGTACTCCCTGGGCCAGCAACAAAGCAATCCCTTGCTGCAGGCGGCTGCGCTCACCCTGCGTTCTTACGCATTTGCGCAGCTCACGGAGCTCTGGGGCGATATTCCTTTTAATAAAGCACTGAACGGGAGCACCGGCACTTATACACCCGCTTACGATGACCAGCAGACCGTGTACATGGATGGTACCAACGGTATCCTGGCTTCCCTGAAACGCGCCGACAGCCTGCTGAAAGCCAATTCCACCGGCTTGCTCAACGGCGACATGCTGTTCAATTCCAACGTGGCTTCCTGGAGAGGCTTTATCAATGCCCTGCGCCTGCGCTACCTGCTGCGGGTATCCGGCAAAACGGATGTGAAGGCAGAAATGGCTGCCATCGTAGCAGACAACGCTTTGATGGCTGATGCCTCCAAAAGCGGTGCCCTGGCCCTGCCCACGGTAACGCCCTACAACTTTGTGTCGCTCACAGAACGCTCCGGCGATTTTGCCGTGAAGTTTATGAATAGCACTTTGTACAATGCGTTTGTAGCTACCGCAGATACCGCCCGTATGACTGCTTACTTTGCACCCAATGCAAAAACAGCGGCTGGTGCACCTTTTGCCTTTGCTAACTATGGGGGCATGCCGCTGGTAGTAGATGCCACCACCGACCAGGTGAACAATGCTTCCAACTTCAACGCCAGCTTTACGAAAGGCAGTGCACCCGCACTGATCAAGGCGCGTGTTATCACGTATGCAGAACAGGAATTTATCCTGGCAGAAGCAGCGGAGAAAGGCCTTATTGCCGGTGGCCATGCAGCGGCTACCACTTATTATAACGCCGGTGTGATCGGCGCTTATGCAGAAGCAGGCCTTACCACCGCACAGGCTAATAACTACCTGGGCCACGCTGGTGTTGCTTACACAGGCGATGAAAACCAGATCATCACCCAGAAATGGCTGGTGAACATCAACAATGGTTTTGAAGGCTGGATCGAATTCCGCCGTACTGGTTTCCCCGTGTTCCAGGCAGGCGGCAGCGCTAACATGAATGGCGGCGCTATTCCTTCCCGCTTCCTGTACCCCACTACGGAGCAAACCATCAATAGCGTGAATTACAATGCAGAGATCCAGAAAATGGGTGGTAAAGAAGTGACCACTTATAAGGCATGGTGGGAGAAATAA
- a CDS encoding isochorismatase family protein: MVTALDERTALVIIDLQKGLQGYPTVNPLADVVAQNTKLVAAFHKAGLPVVAVNVDPHQFKNHHTRRDAKQQGGGGQLPADFMEIVPALGILPTDHIVTKHTWGAFHETNLHELLQSKGVTGIVLSGVATSIGVEGTARQAQDHGYNLTFASDAMTDVVASAQENSLQAIFPRMGEVDTTDAIIAKLG, from the coding sequence ATGGTAACAGCACTCGACGAACGCACCGCACTGGTGATCATTGACCTGCAGAAAGGTCTCCAGGGCTACCCGACCGTAAATCCCCTGGCCGATGTAGTGGCCCAGAACACCAAGCTGGTAGCGGCCTTCCACAAAGCCGGCCTGCCCGTGGTAGCGGTGAACGTAGACCCCCACCAGTTTAAAAACCACCACACGCGTAGAGATGCCAAGCAACAAGGCGGTGGCGGACAACTGCCCGCGGATTTCATGGAGATCGTGCCGGCACTGGGCATCCTGCCTACAGACCATATCGTCACCAAGCACACCTGGGGCGCGTTTCATGAAACCAACCTGCATGAGCTGCTGCAAAGCAAGGGTGTAACGGGTATCGTACTTTCCGGCGTGGCTACCAGCATTGGCGTGGAAGGCACCGCACGGCAGGCGCAGGATCATGGTTACAACCTCACCTTTGCCAGTGATGCGATGACGGACGTGGTGGCCAGTGCGCAGGAAAACAGTTTACAGGCAATTTTTCCGAGAATGGGAGAAGTGGACACTACAGATGCAATTATTGCCAAACTGGGTTAA
- the era gene encoding GTPase Era, translated as MHKAGFVNIFGKPNAGKSTLLNALIGEKLAITSHKVQTTRHRITGVVTEPGYQIIFSDTPGIIDPKYKLHEKMMGAVKSALEDADVALLIADARADFEENVSLFDSLKLKVPIILILNKTDLLPAADLAALQEKWTAWGKAKKVVPVSALKQEGVKTLMDAIVTLLPEGEAFYPEDTLTDRSTRFFVGEMIREKIFLLYSEEIPYHTAVVVTQYQEKNTLVKISAEIIVTRETQKSIIVGEGGKGIREIGSKARQDIEKFIGQKVFLELHVKVRNKWRDSDLYLKEYGY; from the coding sequence ATGCATAAAGCCGGTTTCGTAAATATCTTTGGTAAGCCCAATGCGGGAAAAAGCACGTTGCTCAATGCGCTCATCGGGGAGAAGCTCGCCATCACCTCCCACAAGGTGCAAACCACCCGCCACCGCATTACCGGCGTAGTGACCGAACCGGGCTACCAGATCATCTTTTCCGATACCCCCGGCATCATTGACCCGAAATATAAATTACACGAGAAAATGATGGGCGCCGTGAAATCGGCCCTGGAAGACGCAGACGTGGCATTGCTCATCGCTGATGCCCGTGCAGACTTTGAAGAGAACGTATCACTCTTTGATTCCCTGAAACTGAAAGTCCCCATCATCCTCATCCTCAATAAAACAGACCTGCTGCCCGCCGCCGACCTGGCTGCCCTGCAGGAAAAATGGACCGCCTGGGGCAAAGCAAAAAAAGTGGTGCCTGTCTCCGCCCTCAAACAGGAAGGCGTGAAAACATTGATGGACGCCATTGTAACATTGCTGCCGGAAGGCGAGGCCTTTTACCCGGAAGATACCCTGACCGATCGCTCCACCCGCTTCTTCGTAGGGGAAATGATCCGGGAAAAGATCTTCCTTTTATATAGTGAAGAGATCCCCTACCACACTGCTGTGGTAGTGACCCAATACCAGGAAAAGAATACCCTGGTAAAGATCTCCGCAGAGATCATCGTTACCCGTGAAACACAAAAGTCCATCATCGTGGGCGAGGGCGGCAAAGGTATCCGCGAGATCGGATCCAAAGCCCGCCAGGACATTGAAAAGTTCATCGGGCAGAAAGTATTCCTGGAGCTGCACGTAAAGGTGCGGAACAAATGGCGCGACAGCGATCTCTATCTCAAGGAATACGGATATTAA
- the der gene encoding ribosome biogenesis GTPase Der, producing the protein MAGFTVAIVGRPNVGKSTLFNRLIEQRKAIVDDVSGVTRDRQYGVAEWNGKTFNVIDTGGFVPHSDDVFEKEIRKQVVIAMQEANLILFLTDVTTGITDLDASMADILRRSDKPVITAVNKVDNPQRALDANEFYGMGLDPLFFLSSISGSGTGELLDEVTKYITDDLVVERPETEIPKIAIIGQPNVGKSSLLNALVGEERNIVSDIAGTTRDTIHTHYKLFQKDFMLIDTAGIRRKTKVHEDLEFYSVIRAIKAMDEADVCMLLLDAEKGLTGQDLSIFSLAARKGKGIVVLVNKWDLVEKETNTARDYEAMLKERFAPFTDVPILFTSVTEKQRIFKAIEIALDVYAARISKIPTSKLNDVMLKAIESYKPPVVRGNAIKIKYVTQLPTHTPTFAFFCNFPDDVKQPYKNYLENQLRSKFNFSGVPIRLFFRKK; encoded by the coding sequence ATGGCCGGATTTACCGTAGCAATAGTAGGACGCCCGAATGTAGGCAAGTCAACCCTGTTCAATCGACTGATAGAACAGCGCAAAGCCATTGTGGACGACGTGAGCGGCGTAACCCGTGACCGTCAGTACGGCGTGGCTGAATGGAATGGTAAAACCTTCAACGTAATTGATACCGGCGGTTTTGTACCCCATAGCGATGATGTCTTTGAAAAAGAGATCCGCAAACAGGTAGTGATCGCCATGCAGGAAGCAAACCTCATCCTCTTCCTCACAGACGTAACCACCGGCATTACCGACCTGGATGCTTCCATGGCGGATATCCTGCGCCGGTCTGACAAGCCTGTGATCACCGCGGTGAATAAGGTAGACAACCCCCAGCGTGCATTGGATGCGAATGAGTTTTACGGGATGGGCCTGGATCCCTTGTTCTTCCTGTCTTCCATCAGCGGCAGTGGCACCGGTGAACTACTGGATGAAGTGACCAAGTATATCACAGACGACCTGGTGGTTGAACGCCCGGAAACAGAAATTCCCAAGATCGCTATCATTGGCCAGCCAAATGTAGGCAAGTCCTCCCTGCTCAACGCCCTGGTAGGCGAGGAGCGTAACATTGTGAGCGACATCGCCGGCACCACCCGTGATACCATTCACACGCATTATAAATTGTTCCAGAAAGACTTCATGCTGATCGATACGGCCGGTATCCGCCGCAAGACAAAAGTGCATGAAGACCTGGAATTTTACTCCGTGATCCGCGCCATCAAGGCCATGGACGAAGCAGACGTTTGTATGCTCCTCCTGGATGCAGAGAAAGGCCTCACCGGCCAGGATCTCAGCATCTTCAGCCTCGCCGCCCGCAAGGGTAAAGGCATCGTGGTGCTGGTAAACAAGTGGGACCTGGTTGAAAAAGAAACTAATACCGCCCGTGATTATGAAGCTATGCTGAAGGAGCGCTTTGCCCCCTTCACAGATGTGCCCATCCTCTTCACCTCCGTGACTGAAAAGCAGCGCATCTTCAAGGCCATTGAAATAGCACTGGATGTATATGCAGCCCGCATCAGCAAGATCCCGACCTCGAAGCTGAACGACGTGATGCTGAAGGCCATCGAATCTTACAAACCGCCGGTAGTACGTGGCAATGCTATCAAGATCAAGTATGTAACACAGCTGCCCACGCATACACCTACCTTCGCATTCTTCTGTAACTTCCCGGATGATGTGAAACAACCTTACAAGAATTACCTGGAAAACCAGCTGAGAAGTAAATTCAACTTCTCCGGTGTACCCATCCGCCTGTTCTTCCGGAAAAAATAA
- a CDS encoding MFS transporter: protein MNITTFTAFRSRNYRLYFAGQSVSLIGTWMQKTAVSWVVYDLTHSKWMLGVSLFATMFPSFLFSFAGGVAADRYDRYRLLLLTQLISMIQAIALTALVFFKHYNVWEILGLSVLLGIVNAFDVPARQSLVYEMVDNKEDLPNALALNSSMVNLSRLIGPGLAGLAIEYLGTDVCFGLNAASFIAVIGSLLMMRLPKRPPSLRNSRGLDQLKDGFAYIKATPAIATVLLLLAANSFFVLPFATLIPVYARDIFQGSASTFGAIDSAIGAGAICGGIYLASLKPGHDMRKIMAINSIIFGIGLILFSHSTIYAVALAFAVIAAFGMMGQTTSGNTIIQTTVAPEMRGRVISFYAMAYFGLQPIGALIIGALAQYTGVQNMVLAEGVISLLIGYFYFQFIRKQSPSEKPQETVVTS from the coding sequence ATGAACATTACCACCTTCACTGCATTCCGCAGCCGTAATTACCGTCTCTACTTTGCAGGACAGTCGGTATCACTCATCGGCACCTGGATGCAAAAAACCGCTGTAAGCTGGGTCGTGTACGACCTCACGCATTCCAAATGGATGTTGGGTGTATCCCTGTTTGCCACGATGTTCCCATCCTTTCTCTTTTCCTTTGCCGGCGGTGTAGCGGCCGACCGGTACGACCGTTACAGGCTGCTGCTGCTCACACAGCTCATTTCCATGATACAGGCCATCGCGCTCACCGCCTTGGTTTTCTTCAAGCATTATAATGTATGGGAAATACTGGGCCTCAGCGTGCTGCTGGGTATTGTGAATGCATTTGACGTGCCCGCCCGCCAGTCGCTGGTATATGAAATGGTGGACAACAAGGAAGACCTGCCCAATGCGCTGGCCCTGAACTCTTCTATGGTGAACCTTTCCCGCCTTATAGGCCCTGGCCTGGCAGGACTGGCCATAGAATACCTCGGCACCGATGTATGTTTTGGGCTCAATGCTGCCAGTTTCATCGCGGTGATCGGTTCCCTGCTCATGATGCGCCTGCCCAAACGCCCCCCTTCCCTGCGCAACAGCCGGGGACTGGACCAGTTGAAGGATGGTTTTGCCTACATCAAAGCTACGCCTGCCATCGCTACGGTGCTGCTCCTGCTGGCGGCCAACAGTTTTTTTGTCTTGCCTTTTGCAACGCTCATTCCTGTATATGCGCGCGACATTTTCCAAGGCAGTGCTTCTACTTTTGGGGCAATAGACAGCGCCATTGGCGCGGGTGCTATCTGCGGCGGTATTTACCTGGCATCGCTGAAACCAGGGCATGATATGCGCAAGATCATGGCCATTAATTCCATCATCTTTGGCATAGGGCTTATCTTATTTTCCCACAGCACCATTTATGCCGTTGCCCTGGCATTCGCTGTAATAGCGGCTTTCGGGATGATGGGCCAAACTACTTCCGGCAATACCATCATACAAACCACAGTGGCTCCTGAAATGCGGGGCCGCGTGATCAGCTTCTATGCCATGGCTTATTTCGGTTTGCAGCCCATAGGCGCCCTGATCATTGGTGCCCTGGCGCAGTACACCGGCGTGCAGAACATGGTATTAGCCGAAGGCGTCATCTCTTTACTCATCGGTTATTTTTATTTTCAATTTATACGGAAACAATCACCCAGCGAAAAGCCACAGGAAACGGTGGTCACCTCTTAA
- a CDS encoding SusC/RagA family TonB-linked outer membrane protein — protein MRKLFTLLFVMLACAMQLSAQNKTITGKVYDADDKTPIIGAAVMLSNTQKGTVTDAGGSFKLTIPANGQLTVSFIGYTPVTLETGSQAAFEITLHKDNKSLNEVVVTALGISKQSKSLGYAVQTVSTKQMVQSQDPNLINNLNGKVAGVVITNGGAGVGSTARIVIRGENSFSGTNQPLFVVDGVPINNETFFNNAIENSSNQGTWAETDWGNGAAEVNPNDISKVTVLKGSTAAALYGSRAANGAIVLTTQKGTSGEGLSGVTFNSTTTFETPLKLPHLQNEYGAGVNAYPLSGTPNTYSFVNGGGSSENNIPNWGLKFNPSTDVIQFDSPAGNGYQAGDLVARGVDPTLVPKATPWVGHSDHFKDFLQTGITTQNNLGFGGVSDHGSYRFGISQLYNRGLLPNTDLRRYGISLRANHNFSDKLTSDFFIDYINSSSDNRPNIGYGSESVMYTFFGVYGMPINVDINSLKNKQWQKGRDQLNQFRYWNNHDNPYVTLYDNTNSFNKNRVIGNASLKYTVDPHFDVMLRTGSDFYADNREGHRSFTSVRFPSGGFRTDNVNYFENNTDFLVSYHKAPSKLFNANVSVGGNRFMQNITYTRDIANTLISPNLYNFSNAQSQLPTLFQKLDKVVYSAYAFADLDYKGLLFLNVTGRNDKSSTLPAGKNSFFYPSVSLSGIISDMVQMPSAISFLKVRASAAQVGRDADPYSIYNTYITNTPFGSYPLTAGSPILANTNLKPSKTTTLEGGVEAHFLDNRLGIDATVYHSKTKDEVVQLPIPVSSGYTNAFVNGATIDNKGIELMLTIAPVRSKHAGGLNWDMNFNFSRNVGKVLALPEGINTYVYAQVTQYDRYYRAIQYDAKVGQKIGNMYGNAFVRDPQGNIVYKNGVPQFTSTQNSLLGNYNPDFVLAWANNLTYRGFNLDFLWDLHKGGKFFSYTELGVLSGGMSTQTLAGRETGLIGKGVMDDGTGKYVANNVKVDAATYYNAYYNASNNEAFMYDATYLKLRELRLGYTFQHVFGLTSKAKLNLSFVGRNFLEFTKNKDVDPETLALRGSQILPGTEFLSIPSAKSLGFSLGLNF, from the coding sequence ATGAGAAAACTTTTCACACTGCTATTTGTGATGCTGGCTTGCGCAATGCAATTGTCGGCACAAAACAAGACCATTACCGGTAAGGTATATGATGCGGACGACAAGACGCCTATCATCGGCGCTGCCGTCATGCTTTCCAACACCCAGAAAGGCACCGTAACCGATGCGGGCGGTAGCTTTAAACTTACCATCCCTGCAAACGGTCAACTCACCGTGTCTTTCATCGGTTACACGCCGGTAACCCTTGAAACCGGCAGCCAGGCTGCGTTTGAGATTACACTGCACAAAGACAACAAATCACTGAACGAAGTGGTGGTTACGGCCCTTGGTATCAGTAAACAATCCAAATCCCTGGGCTACGCGGTGCAAACCGTGAGCACCAAACAGATGGTGCAGTCCCAGGACCCCAACCTGATCAATAACCTGAACGGTAAAGTGGCCGGCGTGGTGATCACCAATGGCGGTGCCGGTGTAGGCTCTACAGCCCGCATTGTTATCCGTGGGGAGAACTCTTTCAGCGGTACTAACCAGCCCCTCTTCGTAGTAGACGGTGTGCCCATCAACAACGAAACGTTCTTCAACAATGCGATCGAAAATTCTTCCAACCAGGGTACCTGGGCAGAGACTGACTGGGGCAACGGTGCCGCAGAGGTAAACCCCAATGATATTTCCAAAGTAACGGTACTGAAAGGCTCCACCGCTGCGGCGCTTTACGGTTCCCGCGCTGCAAACGGAGCCATCGTGCTCACCACCCAGAAAGGCACTTCCGGGGAAGGCCTTTCCGGTGTTACCTTCAATTCTACCACTACCTTTGAAACACCCCTGAAACTGCCGCACCTGCAGAATGAATATGGCGCAGGTGTAAATGCTTACCCGCTGTCTGGTACACCTAATACTTATTCCTTCGTGAATGGTGGCGGTTCCAGCGAGAACAACATTCCTAACTGGGGTTTGAAATTCAATCCTTCCACGGATGTGATACAGTTTGACAGCCCCGCCGGCAATGGTTACCAGGCGGGCGACCTGGTGGCCCGCGGTGTGGATCCCACCCTGGTGCCGAAAGCTACTCCCTGGGTAGGCCATTCCGATCACTTCAAGGATTTCCTGCAAACCGGTATCACTACCCAGAACAACCTGGGTTTTGGTGGCGTATCTGATCATGGCAGCTACCGTTTTGGCATCAGCCAGTTGTATAACCGTGGTTTGCTGCCTAATACAGACCTGCGTCGCTATGGTATTTCCCTGCGTGCTAACCATAACTTCAGCGATAAGCTGACTTCCGATTTCTTCATTGACTACATTAACAGCAGCTCTGATAACCGTCCCAACATTGGTTATGGTTCTGAAAGTGTGATGTACACTTTCTTTGGCGTGTATGGAATGCCTATCAATGTGGATATCAATTCCCTGAAGAATAAACAATGGCAGAAAGGCCGCGACCAGCTGAACCAGTTCCGCTACTGGAATAACCATGACAACCCTTATGTAACGCTGTACGACAATACCAACAGCTTTAACAAGAACCGCGTGATCGGCAATGCTTCGCTGAAATACACGGTGGATCCGCATTTTGACGTGATGCTGCGCACCGGTAGCGACTTCTATGCGGATAACCGCGAAGGTCACCGCTCCTTTACCAGCGTACGCTTCCCGAGCGGTGGTTTCAGAACGGATAATGTGAACTACTTTGAGAACAACACCGACTTCCTGGTAAGCTACCACAAAGCACCCAGCAAGCTGTTTAATGCAAACGTGTCTGTAGGAGGTAACCGCTTCATGCAGAACATCACGTACACCCGTGACATTGCAAACACGCTGATCTCTCCAAACCTGTATAATTTCTCCAATGCACAAAGCCAGCTGCCCACCCTGTTCCAGAAACTGGATAAAGTGGTGTACAGCGCTTACGCCTTTGCTGACCTGGATTACAAAGGCCTGCTGTTCCTGAACGTTACCGGCCGTAATGATAAATCCAGCACCCTGCCCGCTGGCAAGAATTCATTCTTTTATCCCTCTGTATCACTGAGCGGTATTATTTCCGACATGGTGCAAATGCCTTCAGCGATCTCTTTCCTGAAAGTAAGAGCTTCTGCTGCACAGGTAGGCCGCGATGCAGATCCGTATTCTATTTACAATACCTATATCACCAACACGCCTTTTGGTTCTTACCCACTCACTGCGGGTAGCCCCATCCTGGCAAATACAAACCTGAAACCATCTAAGACCACTACCCTGGAAGGTGGCGTGGAAGCACATTTCCTGGATAACCGCCTGGGCATTGATGCAACGGTGTACCACTCCAAAACCAAGGATGAAGTAGTGCAGCTCCCTATCCCCGTATCATCCGGCTATACCAACGCATTTGTGAATGGCGCTACGATCGACAACAAGGGGATAGAACTAATGCTGACCATTGCACCGGTGCGTTCTAAACACGCGGGTGGCCTTAACTGGGATATGAACTTCAACTTCAGCCGCAACGTGGGTAAAGTACTGGCACTGCCGGAAGGTATCAACACCTATGTATATGCACAGGTAACCCAGTACGACCGCTACTACCGCGCTATCCAGTATGATGCAAAGGTGGGCCAGAAGATCGGTAACATGTATGGCAACGCTTTTGTACGGGACCCGCAGGGCAACATCGTATATAAAAATGGTGTGCCCCAGTTCACTTCCACCCAGAACTCCCTGCTGGGCAACTACAACCCCGACTTTGTACTGGCCTGGGCCAACAACCTGACTTACCGTGGCTTTAACCTGGACTTCCTCTGGGACCTGCACAAGGGCGGTAAATTCTTCTCTTACACAGAGCTGGGCGTGCTTTCCGGTGGTATGTCCACCCAAACACTGGCAGGCCGTGAAACAGGCCTGATCGGTAAAGGTGTAATGGACGATGGTACCGGTAAATACGTGGCCAACAATGTGAAAGTGGATGCGGCTACTTATTACAACGCTTACTACAATGCTTCCAACAACGAAGCTTTCATGTACGACGCCACTTACCTGAAGCTGCGTGAACTGCGCCTGGGTTATACCTTCCAGCACGTGTTTGGCCTTACTTCCAAGGCAAAACTGAATCTTTCTTTCGTAGGCAGAAACTTCCTGGAGTTCACTAAAAATAAAGACGTAGATCCCGAGACCCTGGCCCTGCGCGGATCACAGATCCTGCCGGGTACAGAGTTCCTGAGCATCCCGTCTGCAAAGAGCCTCGGCTTCTCACTGGGTCTTAATTTCTAA
- a CDS encoding MarR family winged helix-turn-helix transcriptional regulator, which translates to MSSKQQQQLVTDLRTVVTRLVKKLRTKSSLATRLSLTERSVLSQLDHQHSLLPSELAAMEKVTTQSMSQILARLLEMNLIVRTPSATDGRKVIISLSAEGKRMIQENRNRREEWLTQALERVTTAEEQAHLRSAINAMAKIIEYDE; encoded by the coding sequence ATGAGCAGCAAACAACAACAGCAACTCGTCACAGACCTCCGCACCGTGGTAACACGGCTGGTGAAGAAACTCCGCACCAAGTCCTCCCTGGCCACGCGGCTTTCTCTCACGGAACGTTCCGTGCTGAGCCAACTGGATCACCAGCATTCACTGCTGCCCAGTGAGCTGGCTGCCATGGAAAAGGTAACCACCCAATCCATGTCGCAGATACTGGCACGTTTGCTGGAGATGAACCTCATCGTGCGCACCCCCTCTGCTACGGATGGACGCAAGGTGATCATTTCCCTCTCCGCAGAAGGTAAAAGGATGATCCAGGAAAACCGCAACCGCCGCGAGGAATGGTTAACGCAGGCCCTGGAACGCGTTACCACCGCGGAAGAACAGGCCCACCTGCGCTCCGCCATCAATGCGATGGCAAAGATCATCGAGTACGACGAATAA